From the Chaetodon auriga isolate fChaAug3 chromosome 17, fChaAug3.hap1, whole genome shotgun sequence genome, the window TGATTGCATATTGCAGGCGTTTCTATTTTTCTGGTCACCCAATATTCGGTTGTTTCACCTCCTGAGCCTTTTCTGAATATGTAAAGTTTGATGCTCCCTGTTCAGAAATGGAGATTTGTGCCACGCTGTTTTTAGCCTGATGTTTTCCTGACTCCACACTGATGTTGTTAACTGCTGGTATTCCTTTTTAAAGGCACAcctgaatttgtgtttgttttgtgcagaCTGTGCGTTGTCACGTTAGCAGACACTCACCCGATCCTTCAGAATGGGCGGACAATCAAAAGCATCAATTACCAGATCAGTAACGGCTGCAGTCGGCTGAACAATAAAGTTTCTGGGAAATCCAAGCGGGTAAATTCATAATTAGTTCATTGTTCAAAATGATTTTGGTCTGAGTGCATGAACTTGAACTTCACGTTTTTAAGCTCGGCCTTAAATTcctgtcaatcattttgtccATTATAGGGCGGTCAGTTCCTCACTGATTACGCACCTCTCTGCAGGATAACATGCACAGATGAATCTGAATACACCATCTACAGGTGAGACAGTAGTTTGCTTTTGAGACATTCATCCCATATGCTTCTATGTCAAGATCAGTCACACGTACTCTATCTATCATGTCTTTAGCTGCATCCGGGGCCGGCTCATCGAGGTCAATGAGAACATTTTAGAAACACCCAGCCTCTTGCTGCAAAAGGTAAGTGTTCATTTACTCTGTAATGTTGTCACAGTCATGTGCACACCTGGATACCAGGTATATGTTGATCCAGGTGTgaattttgatcatttttatttctaataattCATATTTGTGCACCTGTGTGTAAATAGTCAGTGTTGCACATTTGCATACACCATCTATACTGTTTGTTCGTGCACTATTCCGCTATTCCACTATAGTTTTTTTGTCTTGAGAAAAGTGTAAGTGTCTCTACCCCATCATTAAAGCCACCTAATCTGATCAAAACAAgtttttaagatgttttaaCAGCGCTCTGTCCGTCAAATCTGAACAGCCATCCACTGAAGGATACATCGCTGTCATCCTGCCAAAGTTTGAGGAGAGCAAGAGCATAACAGAGAATCTTCTGAGCAGAGAGGAGTTCGAGAGTGTTGTCTCCAAACGTGCTGGCGCCCAATCACAACCCTTGTGACGGAGCTCTGTGTTCTTGCCTGAGGTCAGAACTGCTCAAAGAGAGCTTCCCTTCATCCCACTGGTTGAGTGAAGGCTGAGGACATTATCCTGGAAAGAGACATTTACCTTTTCATCACTTCAAAGGGACTATTGCATATAATGCAAGCACTGCGCTGTGCCTCTGGACTATCACACGTTGTTTTCCACCGTTTCAGAAGAAGGAAGGTTTCAGGAAGCATTCAAGTTCTTAatttattgtttggtttttctgAGGAAAGCACGACAAGTTACTTCAAGGCTGTTTGTGAAAGACTCAACGAATATTCAGTTTGAATTATTTTTGTACTCcaataaatacaaacaacagtgatttaagaaaaaatattgtttattttttttac encodes:
- the abitram gene encoding protein Abitram isoform X2 — protein: MKGKPCEDHCILQHSNRLCVVTLADTHPILQNGRTIKSINYQISNGCSRLNNKVSGKSKRGGQFLTDYAPLCRITCTDESEYTIYSCIRGRLIEVNENILETPSLLLQKPSTEGYIAVILPKFEESKSITENLLSREEFESVVSKRAGAQSQPL
- the abitram gene encoding protein Abitram isoform X1 translates to MDCLEQKDTEAKAPSVVDRYYTRWYRADMKGKPCEDHCILQHSNRLCVVTLADTHPILQNGRTIKSINYQISNGCSRLNNKVSGKSKRGGQFLTDYAPLCRITCTDESEYTIYSCIRGRLIEVNENILETPSLLLQKPSTEGYIAVILPKFEESKSITENLLSREEFESVVSKRAGAQSQPL